In the Streptomyces spororaveus genome, GTGCTGGAGCGCACCCCGCGCGAGGTCGCGCGGGCGCTGCGGGAGCTCGCCGACGAGTACACGGCCGCGCGCCGGGGTTTCGAGCTGCGGCTCGTCGCCGGCGGCTGGCGGTTCTACACCCGGGCCGAGTACGCGCCGGCCGTGGAGGGCTTCGTACTGGACGGCCAGCAGGCCCGGCTCACCCAGGCGGCCCTGGAGACCTTGGCGGTCGTCGCGTACCGCCAGCCGGTGAGCCGGTCACGGGTCTCCGCCGTCCGCGGAGTCAACTGCGACGGGGTCATGCGGACCCTCCTCCAGCGCGGTCTGGTGGAGGAGGCGGGGACGGAACCCGAAACAGGTGCGATCCTGTACAGGACGACGAACCACTTTTTGGAGCGGATGGGCCTGCGCGGCCTTGACGAGCTCCCGGAGCTCGCGCCCTTCCTCCCCGAGGCGGAGGCGATCGAAGCCGAGACGCAGGAAGGTGTTCCGTCGTTCGATCCGGACGCACCGGACACAGATGCAGACGACGACAAGACGACGGAACTTTGATGCGAAGCAGCGGCAACGGCAACGGTGGCGGCAACAGGAACAGCGGCGGCGGCGGTGGCGGCGGGCGCGGTAACTCCCGCGGCGGCTCCTCCAGCGGCGGCGGTGGCTACCGCGGGAGCGGCTCCGGCGGTGGCAGCGGCTCCGGCGGCTCCCGCGGCGGCAGCTCCGGCGGCGGCTACCGGGGTGGCAGCTCCGGCGGCTCCGGCGGCTCCCGCGGGGGCA is a window encoding:
- the scpB gene encoding SMC-Scp complex subunit ScpB, translated to MVVDEPATEAHLAKVLERTPREVARALRELADEYTAARRGFELRLVAGGWRFYTRAEYAPAVEGFVLDGQQARLTQAALETLAVVAYRQPVSRSRVSAVRGVNCDGVMRTLLQRGLVEEAGTEPETGAILYRTTNHFLERMGLRGLDELPELAPFLPEAEAIEAETQEGVPSFDPDAPDTDADDDKTTEL